From the Amia ocellicauda isolate fAmiCal2 chromosome 12, fAmiCal2.hap1, whole genome shotgun sequence genome, the window CTCTTCAGCTGCCGTGGCAGTGTATCCCTCCTTGGCTGATGCTCCACAGCCAGTTGGGTGCCGGTAGCTCTGCACACTGTAGATAAGGGGGAAAGAGAGGAGGTATTGAgtcagttaataataataatattttaatttcttggcgGACGTTAAACTTTAAACTGCTTTAAACTAAAGTTAAACTGTAGGGGGATTTTATGGGGTGTGAGTTTAGTCAGGACTCCAGGGTTAGCTGCTTTCGGGGGAAAAAAGGTTCCTGGCATCCCCACCAGGAGATAGGACATCGGCTCTGTGCTTTCTCAGAAAGGGGTTTGATGGAGCTTAACCTTCAGATGGTCCCTACGGGACAGTCGACAAGGTTGATTTACAGGTGGGTTTGTTTCCGGTAGGTGGACAAAGAAGACTTAGATTGGGAACAGATCTGAGGATGTAGGACTAAAAGAGAAATCAATCCACTCAGGAGGAGAAGAGGCCAAGTGAGCGATTTTGAAAGAGAGAGACCAAGAGAAGCAGCGGATGAGGGGCTGAAACCCAGCCGCCCTTAAAGTGCACAACCCAGCCCTGTCCTCTTTCCAGATTATTGGTCGTTATTTTGTGAATGGACAAACAATGTATGAAACAAACGAAACTTGGtagatcattttttattttcctttagtaaattcacttaatttttttaattttccactTCATTTCGGGTTCCCAGTTCTAAATGATCTCATACCAGCAGTGGCCTCTAAACTCTGATTTTGGGTTGCTTTTGCAGACTTGCTTCTGGACTGGCCAGTCTTTTTCTCAGGCGTATCCACTGTTTTTTCCTTTGTAGCAGAATTTACACCAGGTTGCACTGAAAGCGATGACTGGAATAGTGGCAATACAGGACAGCAAACAGCAaagttgtgtttaaaaaaaaaaaaaaattgttttactATACATCGGTTAATGATCACAGCTGCTCGACAAGCTATACCTGGTGATAGACAAACACAGGGATCTGTTTAATGAGCTATTTGAGCACAATGCCATCTTTGTAGCTGAAGGAGACAAGGCCTGCTGTTAAACAGAAATGTTCACTGCACCTTGTATAACTGTTGTGTGTATAATCcctaaatatttgtataatgtTTTCATAGATTCAAACATGAAAAGCAAATGCCACATGCACTTTTTAAGAATGACTCCAAAGCCTTAATGTAAATGCTGTAGGCAGGCCTAAATCAACAAAAAGTAAActggtatttttttatttattttttaaacacacacacacaggacatgGTGCACTGTGTAATGCCTTTCATTAAACTGTCAAAGGCCTAGACCAattcaaaactttgacacaccCGCGATTCGGATGTTACGAAGTTATACCCTGTTGCCattatgatttataaatagtacaAAGTGGCTTTATATGGTCCGGATTTGTACTCTGCAATTCGCAGGTCAGTCAAAGTTTTGGTCTGTCCAAGTCAGGCCAgatcaagaaaacatcaccatcattgtcataacactttgtctgtttattttaccattattatttttatcatctACATTTTGTTATACTTTATACCTGTTTGATTTTGTCCTGTTTATTTCTGAATGAATAGCCTGTCTTCACCTTCACACCCTCCTTGGCAGGGTTTTGTCAGGCCTGTGCTGGGTGAAATAAACAGTGCGCCTTTCAGATTCTGCCTCAATTCTGTCAATTTATTTCAATTACTTTATAGGTTGCAACCAAACTAGCGCAATGGGAAGACAGCTAGCACCATCCGCAAACAGCAGAGTACCACAACGTAAGAGCGATCCTGAGCTCCCAAATGTTTATGATTTGTATTGTATGTTCTTCAACTTCCTGATcttttaaggattttttttcccccccttcctGTTTACATTCATACCTTTAAGGTTTTTACCTGCGTGGTCAGGTGACGCACTATAAAAGCACCGTCTTGTTTGGGTGGCTCATAGAGAAACTGACTGACAAatcacaatttttatttttctacacaTGCCAGCAAGAGCAGACAGTCACAACCAGGCTCTCCTTGTCCTTTCCCCGCAGGTTACGCCTTCGTCCACATGGAGAACAAGGAAGACGCGCTGCAGGCAATCGAGGCTCTGCATGGCACCTCCTTCAAGGGACGCCCGCTGTCTGTGGAGCTGTCCAAGGTGCAGCCCAGCAAGCAGGGACCTACAGGCAAGATCCCCTGCGTGAGCTGTGGCAAGCAGGGCCACTACGCGGGCGAGTGCCCCCTGACCAAGCCCTCGCTGGAGCAGTACCAAAGCCAGGCGGCTGTAGTGGCCGCTGCAGCAGCCGCCGCTGCAGGACTCCCCCTGCAGGTGCAGCAAAGTGTGCACAACTCGGTCTACAACACCCCCGTCTTCGACCCCACCTATGCGGCGCTCAGCGGCCTGTCGGCGGCCATCGGCTCGGACGGCAACCCAGTGAGCCCAGCCGTGTACGGGGCCCTCGCCAGCCAGGTGTACGGCACGGTGGCCAACCAGCTTTACAGCACACCAACCAGCCAGGCCTTGACCACAGGAGCCAGCCAGGTGTACAGCCCAGTCGCCAACCCCGCCTACAGCCAGGTGGCCAACAACACGGCAGCCGCAGCAGCTGTGGCAGCCGCtgctgccgccgccgccgcctaCAGCGGCCAGGTGTACCCGCCGGGTGTGGGACCGTACATGAGCAACCCTGCGGGGGAGACACCTGCAGCCTCCGCCGCAGTGACCCCAGCCTACAGCGTGGCGCCAGCCCTGTACAGCGCCGGAGGGGGTGTGTCGGTGTACGGAGCGGTGGCGGGCTCCGACCCCACAGCCCAGGCTATCTTCGAGGCGGCGCGGGCACACTACTTTGCGCAGGGGCAGCAGGTCCTGGCCGAGCAGCAGGCGGGCTCTGCCTCCTCCAAGTCAGGGGACCGAGACCGCAGCCCTGTGCGCCGCTCAGGCCCACTCCTTCCCGACCCGCTGCCCAAACCCTACCTCTACCAGCGGCCCAAGCGCAGAGCCCTCCTGCCCACTCCGACCAGCCGGCCCGAGGACGCCGTGGCCACGGAGGAAGACCCCTTCGCCAGGTAGAGGATTTCACACATTTATTGATATTGCCTGCCATGTTGgtgaatgtgttttattttaaatgtgagcACACAGGCAGCACCAGTGACTCCCCAGATACAGCCCAGCTGGCCTGCCTTGTAGTCTGTGatctccttctttttctctccacCCATCTGCATCACGGACACTTTGAAGGCGTTCTCGCCCGTCTCCTGTGCTGCCTGTGGCTCATTTACGAATACCTTTTTTAGctttgttttaacttttttgttttttactttttgtttcaGCAACTTTTCAGTTCACAGAGTAGAAtttcttaaaagaaaataaaaggccACCTGttgcacatttaaaaagaacaaagtAAATAACTGCAAGGCCCAGTAATTTGCGCTATAATGCTTAGCGTTCTTCTGTGAAGGacttgtttaaaatgaaaaagggaGTAGATGTATGCTGCATAAATACCTTTTATAGTTTAGAGACCTTGCAATTAGTAAACAAAGTTGCTCTTTGCTGTAAATCACTTGAATTCTTGATATACAGCTATCTACTGTCATCAACTTTTATGTTTCTTCCCGGACGGATTGAAATCTCCTATCTGCATGCATATTCATAGTCTGTTTCAAACTATGTGGTCTCCATGTGGAGCCCCTGTAAAACCTGAAGAGACGGACCAGCCCATGTGTTTACAGAGCGCGGGCAGACCATTTCATAAACTCTGTGTCAAGTAGAAGCCTCAGGACACACAGATAGTGAATGGTCACCGTAACCTTGGAAAGGCACGCGAGCTGCTTCACGTAGGCTAATATGTGAATGCTGCTTTCACATGGTGTGGTGTGATTCCAGGGATAATATTGCAATTAACAATGTATAAAACCCCGGGGGGGAAGCTGAAACCAAttacaaattgtgtttttttttttttttttttttttttttttttttttacaatcttGTCAGGATTCATTCGAAGGTGATTAGGAGGTTGATTCAGAGATTCAAAATCCTGATAGGAAAGGATAAAAGTCCACCCCCCAGGTCTGCTAGAAAATATTAGTAATAATTACGAcgataaaaataattatagcaataataataatgagagaaaacaaacaagcagtaTGGAGTGCATCAGATCACATTTGTGTGCTTGTGTATTCCAGTATTGCTGCAACTGACTCATGTCCGTGTCTGTGTTCTCCTCTTTCCTGCATCCAGGTACTACGCAGAGTATTACCAGCAGTACCAGTCCCAATACCAGTCCCAGTACCAGTACCCACCTCAGTACCAGTACCCGTACCCGTACCCATCGCCAGCTGCAGTCCCCGCCGTCCCCGCCGTCCCGGCCCCCTCCTCCAGTCCCCTGGAGGCCCAGCAGCTGGCCGCACCCAGAGCGTATGAGCCGCCGCAGCCGCCGCCGCGCAAGGAGCCCCTCCTCCGCCGCCCCGACCTCCCCCCCCAGCACACGCCGGAGCCCCCCTTCCGATAACCGCCGTCCGCCTCCTGGAGGGactgtgtgtacgtgtgtctgGCCGCCGGTGTGTTTGAGGAGGGGGATAGGGGAGTTGGGATGTggctgtctgtttgtctgtctgtctgtctgcctgctcTGGAGTTGACCAGTTTCCAACCTTGGTTGCCTCTGGGCCTCCCCCAGCCAAACACACCCTGGCAGTCCAGCCCTGGTTTAAAACAATCGAGCTGCTGTTTGCTTTTGTTGGAAGAGGAAACATATAGTGGTTAGTTTCTTAGAACCTCTTGGGTATTCAAGTACCTTCAGGATTGCAGATGGGAGCTTCTCCCTTGTATTGACCTTGAGTTGTTACAATTAGTTTAAtattggtggggggggggggggggttacaaCTGCACACAAGCCTTCAGTAGCCTTACTCCTAGGATTTCTTACATCGGGTTCAGTttccaattaatttaaaatggggTGGGTTAGGGTTTATGCAATCACACAAACCTTGGTCTCAGCCTTactcctatttttttttttcttacatcaggttgaatttaaaattaatttaagatGGGGGAGGCGGGGGTTATGCAACCATACAAATGCAAACACAAACTTTCGGCACAGCCTTCCTCCTAGGATTCCTTACATCAGGTTCGGTTTACCCTGGGGTGCGGTGGGGCAGGTTCATCATGTGTTGTGCTTTAATTTCAACTTTTGAAAGTGGGCTTGCTCTGAACATAGTGtgagtgcagttttttttttttactttgatttAGCCTAGTCCACAGTATTTGAGCTTCATCGTTTTGTCCAATCTACACATGGTATTGAGAAGTTTTCTTGGTTTGGTTTGGAGGTGAATACCTTCATGTGGACTTTGAAGGCGATAGACCGTGTTCCTCACCAGCTGTGTGGTTACAAGTCACAGTTCTCTGTACCAGGCTGTGGTGTGGTTGGGACCAGGGTTGGACAGTCttggtatgtttgtgtgtgtctgtgtgtgttttgaatgaGGGGGTAAAGGTGCTTCTAAAGACCCAAATCCAAGAGTACATAAAGCCCCCAGCTCCAACTCTCACGACGACTGCGAATGCATTGAGCTCTCCCACAACATCCAACACACCGCCACCCCCGGAACGCTGACAGAAATTTGTTCCCCCCCCAACGCCTTCTCCATCTGGGGTGTAGTCACGGGTGTAGTGCATCAGGAGACATTAGACTTGGAGATTTGGTGCAGCCAGACAATACTTTGGTAAAATGTTGTCCAAACCACACTGGCTGTAGCAGTGGGGCTGAAAATGCTCAGTCTCTTTCTTACTACCCAAATGGCAGCATCATGCAGGTTTTGTTTTGGCATTCGTGACTTTTACCCCTCTTCTAGAGTACAGACCATAATTCGCTAACGACTTTTTGCCCGTGTCTCGTACCATGTCTCGCAAGTGTGAATAGCGATGTTGACTTATCTATATttttaagttgttgttttttttattacaaatgtaaatgcGCTTTGTAAAAGGCACCCAAGCACAGGAtaggataaaaaataaaaataaataacgaaAGCAAGCTAaaccttttctttttgcaaCTTCTCAAACAAGAAGAAATCTGTCTCAATGTTCCGTGTTATTTCGAGTCTGAGTTAGTGATAGTCATTGAACTTGATGACATACCAAAAGGGTCGGGGGTTTCAGATCAGGATTTGGCCCATACCCCAAATTCTGTGAGGTGCTGCAGCACCTTAACCCCTTGCGTGCTGAGCAAGGCAGGGGAACGGAGGTTTCTCTCAGTGTTCTACAGTGTCGCACCGCATCCTGACAAACCGGCCTGCGGACTTCAGCCCAGGTGCTCGTTTtaatttgcacacacacacacacgcacacactcgcaCCCTCTTTCTACCTCTCTCTCCATGCATTAGCTTTTGTTCATCTTTCTTCTTCAAATGCTATTATGCTGTCATCGCCATGTTGGGCAGTTCTGACATTGATACACAACAGCACATCTTTGCTTTTTATACATCTTCAATCCACCATCGCCTCCGAGACATCGATCTAATGCACTCTTGCCCTCTAGACGTAGTCCATTAGTGAATTGTCCAAGGAGTCATTCTTGTAGATATTGTGtatgttttcctttcctttttattttcatttttgacCTTACCCAACCATTGTTGAATTGGTCTATtcactatatattattattattatgggcaGGGAAGTGAGGATATTGTGCACATGTTTAAAGACAGAtagactttttttcttttttgaggttctgtttattttttgttatgatcctttgtttttgttttttgccaatatatattttttaatgtactcGAAAATAAAGAATGTTCTGATCAGTATTATATATAGGGCttggattttgtatttttgtttattattatttatacatttatatcttCCAGCCATTTCTCGATTCTACAAGCGGGAGaatggtattttttttaaagagtagATAGAAACTAGATCCTTGAATGGATTAAAGATTCCTAGACTCATGACTCTTGCAATTGGAAGGACTTGCCCAATcagctgtggggggggggggcgggggggtctCTGCTCCATctaatccccccccccacccccccctcccaagACTCTTAATGGCTGGTTCAGCTTCATACTCTTTAACTGACCACCCACACCGCCTGCACTGTCCAGTTATGTCCTTTCTCACCCTGACCAGTGTCCCCTAGCGAGCCGATCTCTGGTGTCAAGTCTGCCAAGATGCTTGTTCTCGATGCTGACTAACTATTCCGACTGACGTAGGTCCTGAAAAAGGCGTCTCAGCACTGCTCGTGCAACAGCAGGGGAGGAAAATTAGCATCAGGCAACTCTGAAGCCTCCGAGAAAGGTAAAGGAACGCACCCCGACGCCTGTGCCCCCACCGCCACACCCCCCCTCCGCCTGCCCTCTCCCTCTACCCCTCCCCCGGACACTCCTCACCTTGGCTCACCCAGGTTCAGAAAGGTGCTTTTGCCACATTTACCTTCATCAAAGAAACAAGGCAACATAAGCAGTAATATTTTATGTAGTATTTTTaggttaaacatttatttttgtgctgGAATAGTTATGTGGCGCGAGGGCGTTTCAACATAGGCACAGACCACACCAGAGTGTCGCATGCCATCGAATATGGCACCATTAGATGAAATTAAAAGGTTGCTGCTCATGGGCAGGGGAGTTGCAGTGACTTCGCCTTGGCCTTCGCTCTGCACCCCCGCCCTAGTATCTCCTTTCCATCACAGCAGGT encodes:
- the rbm14b gene encoding RNA-binding protein 14b isoform X1 — encoded protein: MDKSNTVKIFVGNLALETSQEELSAIFEPYGTVVSCSVLRQFAFVHLAGEAAAARAIEELNGREFRGRNLVVEESRGRPLHSTKVFVGNLSGMCTAEDLQELFQTFGKVLECDKVKGCNQTSAMGRQLAPSANSRVPQRYAFVHMENKEDALQAIEALHGTSFKGRPLSVELSKVQPSKQGPTGKIPCVSCGKQGHYAGECPLTKPSLEQYQSQAAVVAAAAAAAAGLPLQVQQSVHNSVYNTPVFDPTYAALSGLSAAIGSDGNPVSPAVYGALASQVYGTVANQLYSTPTSQALTTGASQVYSPVANPAYSQVANNTAAAAAVAAAAAAAAAYSGQVYPPGVGPYMSNPAGETPAASAAVTPAYSVAPALYSAGGGVSVYGAVAGSDPTAQAIFEAARAHYFAQGQQVLAEQQAGSASSKSGDRDRSPVRRSGPLLPDPLPKPYLYQRPKRRALLPTPTSRPEDAVATEEDPFARYYAEYYQQYQSQYQSQYQYPPQYQYPYPYPSPAAVPAVPAVPAPSSSPLEAQQLAAPRAYEPPQPPPRKEPLLRRPDLPPQHTPEPPFR
- the rbm14b gene encoding RNA-binding protein 14b isoform X2, yielding MDKSNTVKIFVGNLALETSQEELSAIFEPYGTVVSCSVLRQFAFVHLAGEAAAARAIEELNGREFRGRNLVVEESRGRPLHSTKVFVGNLSGMCTAEDLQELFQTFGKVLECDKVKGYAFVHMENKEDALQAIEALHGTSFKGRPLSVELSKVQPSKQGPTGKIPCVSCGKQGHYAGECPLTKPSLEQYQSQAAVVAAAAAAAAGLPLQVQQSVHNSVYNTPVFDPTYAALSGLSAAIGSDGNPVSPAVYGALASQVYGTVANQLYSTPTSQALTTGASQVYSPVANPAYSQVANNTAAAAAVAAAAAAAAAYSGQVYPPGVGPYMSNPAGETPAASAAVTPAYSVAPALYSAGGGVSVYGAVAGSDPTAQAIFEAARAHYFAQGQQVLAEQQAGSASSKSGDRDRSPVRRSGPLLPDPLPKPYLYQRPKRRALLPTPTSRPEDAVATEEDPFARYYAEYYQQYQSQYQSQYQYPPQYQYPYPYPSPAAVPAVPAVPAPSSSPLEAQQLAAPRAYEPPQPPPRKEPLLRRPDLPPQHTPEPPFR